The following nucleotide sequence is from Streptomyces sp. NBC_00239.
CAGACGGTGCGCTCCGGCCGGCCGACCTTGGCGCCCATCGCGGCGGGGACCGCGTAGCCCATGGTTCCGGCGCCGCCGGAGTTCAGCCAGGTGCGGGGCTCTTCGTAGTTGACGAAGTGCGAGGCCCACATCTGGTGCTGGCCGACGCCGGCCGCGTAGATGGTGTGCTCGGGCGCGAGCTGTCCGATGCGCTCGATGACCTGCTGCGGCGAGAGCATGCCGTCGTCGGGCAGGTCGTAGCCCAGCGGGTAGGTGTCGCGCCAGCGGTTGAGGTCGGCCCACCAGGCGGTGTAGTCGCCGGTGTTGCCCTCGGTGTGCTCGGCCTGGACGGCCTGGACCAGGTCGGCGATGACCTCGCGGGCGTCGCCGACGATCGGGACGTCCACGGCGCGGTTCTTGCCGATCTCGGCCGGGTCGATGTCCGCGTGGATGACCTTGGCGAACGGCGCAAAGCTGTCCAGCTTGCCGGTGACGCGGTCGTCGAAGCGGGTGCCCAGGGCGATCAGCAGGTCGGCCTTCTGCAGGGCGGTGACGGCGGTGACCGCGCCGTGCATGCCGGGCATGCCGACGTGCAGGGGGTGGCTGTCAGGGAAGGAGCCGAGCGCCATCAGCGTCGTGGAGACCGGGGCGCCGGTCAGCTCGGCGAGGACCTTCAGCTCGGCGGTCGCGCCGGACTTCATGATGCCGCCGCCGACGTACAGGACGGGGCGCTTGGCCTGGACGATCAGCTTCGCGGCCTCGCGGATCTGCTTGGCGTGCGGCTTGGTGACCGGCCGGTAGCCCGGCAGGTCCTGGGTGGGCGGCCAGGTGAAGGTGGTGCGCGCCTGGAGCGCGTCCTTGGCGATGTCGACCAGGACCGGGCCGGGGCGGCCGGTGGAGGCGATGTGGAAGGCCTCGGCGATCGTCCGCGGGATGTCCTCGGCCTTGGTGACCAGGAAGTTGTGCTTGGTGATCGGCATGGTGA
It contains:
- a CDS encoding acetolactate synthase large subunit, which translates into the protein MPMTEQATGAHHPQPRARTGGQQTAAVEHVTGAQSLIRSLEEVGCDTVFGIPGGAILPAYDPMMDSTRVRHILVRHEQGAGHAATGYAQATGKVGVCMATSGPGATNLVTPIADAHMDSVPLVAITGQVSSKAIGTDAFQEADIVGITMPITKHNFLVTKAEDIPRTIAEAFHIASTGRPGPVLVDIAKDALQARTTFTWPPTQDLPGYRPVTKPHAKQIREAAKLIVQAKRPVLYVGGGIMKSGATAELKVLAELTGAPVSTTLMALGSFPDSHPLHVGMPGMHGAVTAVTALQKADLLIALGTRFDDRVTGKLDSFAPFAKVIHADIDPAEIGKNRAVDVPIVGDAREVIADLVQAVQAEHTEGNTGDYTAWWADLNRWRDTYPLGYDLPDDGMLSPQQVIERIGQLAPEHTIYAAGVGQHQMWASHFVNYEEPRTWLNSGGAGTMGYAVPAAMGAKVGRPERTVWAIDGDGCFQMTNQELVTCALNNIPIKVAIINNGALGMVRQWQTLFYNQRYSNTVLHADETGHGTVGSQLGESTAPRKGTRVPDFVKLSEAMGCVALRCEDPADLDKVIAEANAINDRPVVVDFIVHEDAMVWPMVAAGTSNDEVMAARGVRPDFGDNEDD